In Lolium rigidum isolate FL_2022 chromosome 7, APGP_CSIRO_Lrig_0.1, whole genome shotgun sequence, the DNA window TCCTGGGTTGCCGAAGCTGCTGCCCCCGGGCCCGGCGCGCCGTCCTCCGCGCGAGCTCCCGTCGGGGCTCATGCCGGAGATGTCGATGAGGCTGGTGGCGTGGCGCAGGCGGCGCGCCGTGAGCACCTGCTCCCGCACGTGGTGCGGCAGCCGCAGCGTGAACCTCTCGTGGTCGCTCCGCGCGGCGGCCTCGGCGGACGCCGCGAAGCGCGAGTGGCCCGTGGAGTTGGACCTCGgcagccgcgccgcccgccgctcgCTGCGCAGCGTCTCCAGCTCCATCGCCTCCTCCTTCCTGTCGTCCTCGTCGCTCTCCTCCCCCTCTTCCTGCTGCGCCGGCGGCACCGCTATCGCCACTGCGTGCGGCGGCGACCGGATCGGAGTCCGTGGCGTCGTCGGCTCGGGCGACGGGGGTGCAATTGGGgccggtagcggcggcggcggcggcttctcgAGGTTGGCGCGGCAGAGCGGGCAGGTGACCCGGGTCTCGAGCCAGGGGTCGATGCACTCGGGGTGGAAGACGTGGGAGCAGTGCGGGAGCAGGCGGAGGTCGTCGCCCTCCTCGAACGCCGTGAGGCACACGGCGCACTCCAGCTCCCCCCGCCCGATCTTGTGCTCCCTGACCTCCCGGTACGGCACGATCGGGAACGTGGCCACCACCGCCGGGTCCAGCCCGCGCTTGCCCCTCCTCGACGGGCCTCCTCCCACCGGGACGTTGCGGCCCAGCatcgcgccgccctcgcccgccagGCGGCACTGGTTGATGTAGGCGCAGAAGAAgagcaggaagaagaagacgctgATCGCCACCGTGATCACCGTCGACATGGTGCGCCCGAACGGcgtcggcttcggcggcggcggcggcggcgctggcggctGAGGCGTAGGCTGCCCGCCGACGACTATGGCCGCGCCGGCGCCGAGGAGGCAGAGGGCGACCAGGAGGAGGTGCCCGCGCGCCCCCATCATCGGAACAGCAGAATTGCAATCGCCTGGCGAAATTACTAGCAGCTACGCGGTGCGGCGGGGGTCTACTTCAATCGAGAGAGGCGGTGGTGTGGTGCGGTACTGCGGTGTGCTACGACGCTATAGCGGCGGCGCCCAAATCCCAAGTTCCCACCTCCCCTTTCTTTCTAGGGTAGAAACTTCTGACGACTGGACACTTCCCCTTTTGCTCTTTTTTCCGCACATCACGATTGATCTCTGTTGACTAATTTTAGGGACACACTAAATGCTGTCTCGCGATGATATGCAGGGGAGGCGAGTACTACTAACTATACCGACCGACCGTTACGCGATGCAGGGGAGGCGAGTAGTAGTGCAGTATTTGGGAATACTTCATtcttttctttacaagaatatactgTATTTCAGTGTTCTGGAAAGCTGTGGATGTG includes these proteins:
- the LOC124671926 gene encoding E3 ubiquitin-protein ligase ATL6-like, producing the protein MGARGHLLLVALCLLGAGAAIVVGGQPTPQPPAPPPPPPKPTPFGRTMSTVITVAISVFFFLLFFCAYINQCRLAGEGGAMLGRNVPVGGGPSRRGKRGLDPAVVATFPIVPYREVREHKIGRGELECAVCLTAFEEGDDLRLLPHCSHVFHPECIDPWLETRVTCPLCRANLEKPPPPPLPAPIAPPSPEPTTPRTPIRSPPHAVAIAVPPAQQEEGEESDEDDRKEEAMELETLRSERRAARLPRSNSTGHSRFAASAEAAARSDHERFTLRLPHHVREQVLTARRLRHATSLIDISGMSPDGSSRGGRRAGPGGSSFGNPGIGTGGGGSSHGGRRWQGFLARTMSWARGGGDGSVRKGWDGSTRRGRDDAESSRKGAASPSPAAARP